The following is a genomic window from Malus sylvestris chromosome 7, drMalSylv7.2, whole genome shotgun sequence.
ACGACGAAGCAGAAGCAAGATTGAGTTCCTCAAAAGATGTCAAGTTCCACTGGGACCTAAATGTTAGTATGGATGCTTGGGAGGAACCTTGTGATTTGGCGATTGCTGATCCTAAAACAACTGCTGCAGATGATATCTCCATGGATAATAAGCAGGGTGCAAACGTCCAAGTTTCAGAAGCTAATGAGATACCTAAGGAGGAAGATGCAAAGAATGACATTGCAAGCACCGTGAAACCTCTGTCTGACAATGAGGAACAGGGATTGAAAGCGTGCCCTGAAGTTGACTTGAGTTGTGGTAAATGTGTTTCTCCTGATAATGCTTTGGGATCTTCAAACGATTCTGGTAGCAGTGCTAAAGCTTCCTCTCAGGATGCGTGTGTAGATGCATGCATTGATGGTTCCCCTTGTGCTGGACTTGAAAACATCGCAGTCACAGGCCTTGTGTCTGAGGAGACCGATAAAACCCCAATTTCCAGCTTTTCTGTTGAGCATGTGGCTGGTGAACTACCAAGTGAAACTGTCTGTTCAGGAAGTGTTAAGGTTGAAAACCCTGCTTTAGCTTGTGTGCCAGAAGGGGCATCTTGTGAGATTGAAAGCACTGTTCTAGATGAAGATGGCAAGGGCTCTGGTGCAACATCTAGCGTCCATGATGATCCAGAATCTCTGGAAGAGATGATGGGAGTAGAAAGCTGTCACTCGCTCGCACCCGTTCGCCTTGATTCTGATGAAAAATCTGCATCAGGTGCTTCTGTTGGAGAAGGCCGGTCGCTGGTGACTATAATTGCAAAGGAGCCTGTTGAAGCTGCCTCTGACACTCATACTGTCAATTCTCTGCCAAATGATGGTTCTGAGGAAGTAATGCATAAACCTGCAGGGAATCCCATGACAAATCAAGTAGCTGCTGCTGGGTCCTCCTCTCTTGAGCGATGCCACTATGGCGAAGATAGCTCACGTAGCTTGGATAGAGTAACTAAAGATCCTTCCAGTGATGGTTATGACTTGAATACTTGTCAAGATGATAAGGATCACATGGTTGGCAAGGGAAACACTCTGGAACCTGAAGCTGGTTACGACTCCCAGTATGAAGATGGGGAGCTGAGGGAGTCGGATGTACCATATTGGGAGGAGAATGAAATTGATGACGTAGAAGCTGAATGTGTTGACTATGGTTCTGATACATGTGACGGTGAAGCTGCTGATGACTCTATATCAGGGAAAGTTGGAATGGGACCTGAATGCAGAGAAACAGAATTATTTGGGGAGTCAAGGAAAATTGACAGGAACATTAAGCTTGTGAGAGGAGTGAGTCCAGGATCTGATAACATGTGTGACAAAAATGAACATGCTTTGAGACAATGTTCCGTTGGTTCGAAGACAAAAACTTCAGGATCTGATCAACTACCTTGTGATTCTGAAGCTTCTTCAAACAGAACTGCGGAAGCAATTGAGGGCTGCACAGTAAGGAGACATGCTGTTAATGGCTTCGATGGCTATGATGCCAAACATTCTCCTGCCAACGTGGTTGGATCAATGGCATCTGACTCctcaaataagatgggtactgaATGTGCAAGGAGGAGGAGGTAAACTCTATTGATTCTTGTAATCTTTAATGCAACTTTGGTTTTTCTATCTTGGTTACTAATTATTCGTTTGCTTCAGGTTGGGCAACTTTGATTCTATTCGCTCTGAGGAAGCTGGTTCTGATCAGACCATGGGAAGGGAAAAGTATGACTCACATATGCAGGGTAAAAGCTTCAGAGGTGTGGTTTATTCTTCAGGGAGTTATTGGGATTCCAAGCGACGCGAATCACCCACTTATCATGGTTCCTTTGGCTCTGGACGCTGTAGGCCAAGAAGTGTTGTTGAGAACCATGGATATGAGATGGAATCAGACGAAACATTTTCAGAAGCACCAGGAGTTCACAACCGTGTCCGCAGGCAAGCTATAACTTTTTCATCAAATCGTCCGTATCAGGGTTCGTTTAGGAGAAGATCGCCATCTGAAAGAAATGATGCACACAACATACACAGGGGAATGATACCTATGAGAGATACAAGTCCTGATAGGCGGAGGTTTAGACGATATCCACAAGGGGTTAACAGAGGCATCAGGGAGGACTACCACAGATCCATACCCGATGATCCCAACGAATGCTCTTATAATGTGCCACGACGAACGGCCAGGAGAGAACAAAGCACTTCACCCCCTGGCAGAGGACCCATATATTATAGTAGACCCTACAAAAAGCCCCAGTCTAGATGCAGAAGTCGCTCTCCTCTTGGATGGAGAGAACTGAATGATATTTCAAGACATCGTGGGAGCAGGTCTCCTGATGATAGGTTTGATTCCAATATCGAGAAGCTGAGGGTGCCTTTCCAGAAGCAAAATTTCGGAGGCAAGTATGAAGTAGGGTTCGTGTCCTCACCAAAGCGTCGTTTTTCCCCACAACAGAATTCCAGATGGTTTGATGATTCAAATACAGGTGTAGATCACAATTTCAGGGGCAGGAGATTTGCGGGAAGGCGGTTCCAGCCAGGACAGAGGTTTGACTCAGAGCGTTCATCTCAGAGATTGAATTCAGATGGTTACTCTGAATCCATGATTCGTCCAGCAAAATTCTCCGAGTTACCCAGTGGTGGTAGGGAGTATAGATACGAGGGTAGCGACGATGATAGACGGAGACCTGATGGAAGATTTGAGATCGTTCGCCGCGTGAGGCGTTTTGATTCAAATGGTGTTGTGCGTCAGTTCCGCTTTGATGAAGACCGTTTTGCATCTCGCAACACACACAACTACGATGAATCTGACAACAGGGCAACCGAGAGAAGGCCTCGAGAAGCCTACGTAGGAGAAGTAGCGAAGAGGAGAGTAAATTAAGGTTCCAACGCTGACTCGGTATTAAAACTCCAGCTTCTGGTGCAGCTCAACTCATTTAACCTGCAACATTCGTAATTCCGAGAGGAGAAATCCTCCATCACCCTTGCCGGCGTTTCATCAAATCGATGTGTTACTCGGGCAGATAGGAGTTCTCCCGAATTTTTGTTTTCCGGTGATGGTTAAGCCGAAATATTCGTGCTCTTCCCGGCGGCTGCCGGCGCTGTGGAAGCTACTCTTACCATTCCGATTACGCttaggcaaatttttttttaggttaGGGCCTGATGTTGCTTTGGTTCATCTTGattttgtttcttaattttattttaggcaTTTTTTAATGATTAGTGCAGAATCTAAAGCTTTTTAGTTTCGATGCTGATCCCTTCTTGTTGCTGTTTGCTTTGCACTTTTTCTTCGCGCTCTCTTGAATTATAATTTTCCTTTGCCTCCTTGTGACATTTGTAAATGCAAGTTTCAAGtgtgaataaattaataaagaatTAATTGACCGAAATTAAAGGGGTGTGCAGAGCTATAACATGGgcgtgtgaaaatcattttCCTCGACTTTATTTATTAGgtgatgaaaaaaattaatgagGCTTCAGCTGTTTATGGCCCTAAACCTTCAAGTTCGATTCTCTCTTCCACTATTGCTTGTATcaataaagaagaaaaataataaaaatagagGAAGTTTAAAAAAGTTTATGTAATTTGTTCCTTCGTTACGATGTTTAATATGCGTTGAGAACTTGATTAATTGTCTTATAAATTGGACAAAGTCTAAACCAAGAATGAATTCAACTCCTAATACAAGTACAATTACAATTTCAACACAACGATGGCTGCATAAACATTACTCTTACGGTATCTCAAACTAGTATCCAGGCCAGATTACTTTGATGGTATCTCAAACCAATGTTAAGACACGGCGACCTACTTGGTGTAGGTTAAGTCCTCAATCACCTATGAcaacattttccttttcttgtaTTTTGAGGTTTACCAACTGAAGCTCAGGGAATGGTAATGAAGTTTGTTGGCCAAGCCAGATGAACAAATTGCAGCCACTTCTTGCCTCATCTTTCTTGGGCCACTAACAAGAACCCCAATGCTCGAACCTTCACGCTCAGATAGTATCCCtacaaaaattaccaaatgtTAAAACCCTAATCTTTCTCCTAACTCCAATCatcatttgaaagaaaaaaaaatatatattactcACTCTTGAGATCGGGTCTTCTGTCATAGTGCACGGTTGTGGACTTGACGAAAGACCGGTGGGGAAGGCTTTCGAGTTCTTGCTCAGCAACGGCAAAGCGCCCGCTCGGCGAAGCAGTTGTCGGTGTTGGTGTGTCCAGGACTTGAATCTGCCCCATCTCCTTGAGGGTCTGTTTCTTGTTCCATAAGAAAACTGCTGTAGCAGTTGTGGCTATAGATACGCATAAAAATAACATGTTTAAGGCAGATCTAGCTGAGTCAGAATATATCATGCTGGAGTTGTGGTCAATTGGATAGATGTAATATCTTGTGAGGATGCCCATCAGCACAAGAAAGATGACGAAAGACGACGATATGATCAATCCAAGCCAGAGCCAGCTGTTTTGGCCTAGAATTGCAGAAACTGGCGCGTCTGAAGGGTTCGGCTTGAACCAAATTGTTTGGAGGGGTTTGTAGGATTCTGACATGGGTTGTTTCTCTCTTGTCACATAAGCTTCGATTTGCAATTGCAAGCGAGAAATGTCGAGGTTTGTGCCCGAAACGGGAAGGATTAGGTCCAACATAGTGAGGTCTAGTGTTTTCCTGAAAACAGATATGAGTAGAATTTTTGGAGCCTTGCCGCCTAAGTTATTGGCTTCGAAGAGGAGCTCACGGATGACGGAGATTAGCGGAGTAATACCGCTTCCTCCGCTCACCATCACTATCGTGTCGTGCCTGCACCGGCATTTTCACCACGTTAGAGTTAGCACACACATTTGGCATATGAAAAATTGGGAAAGGGGTTTACAATGTGAACACCTTAGCATGTTGCTTGGGGCAGGTCCATACGGTCCTTCCACCGAGACTTCTAGGTGGTCTGCGGGCTGAGAGGATGACAGTTCCTGATACAACTTCTGAGACCAATTTCCTTCGCTTTTGATGACAACACTCAGCTTGTCATGATCGAATTTGCTGCTAGAAGTAACACTAAAAGGATGCCATTGCAGCTTTGAAATACCAGGCACATTTACAAACACCATGCTTGTTGGAGAATAATTCAGTCCTATGATCAAGttcaataaaaacaattaatGGGAAAGCTCGATGTAGTATTCATTTAGCTCTCGTTTGGTGCCTAGGATTGTATCGTCTTTGTTTGCTCACCTGGACTCTTGGAGAAGTTCAACTCAACCACCTCACAGGGAAGAACACGGGCTGAAACCAGGCGAATTCTACGCTGAGATTGCAAGAAACGTAAGAACCTATCAATCAGGAAGAGGTAAAAGCCCGGGAGCATGATGCACGCATAGGAGAACCCCACGTGAAACACAAAGAAGACAAGGAAGACAATGTAGAGATGGTGAGTGTATAAGAAGAGCTCGAAGATCTTGCGCCTGATGCGAGGGATGCTCATAGCCCACATGGCTAGTCCTGCAAGCAGAGCAACTTCTCCTGCCACATTCGAAACACCTACCTTGTTCCATTTCAACATCTACACCGGCACGAAAAAATTTGCTTTATAGTGAGAAAGGCTCATTTCTAAATTGCGTTTTGAAGTTTCGGAAGTTAAAAATTACCTCTGAAATTTGGTTAGTGCTCCCCCAATAGACTACGTAACATAAACCATGAGCCGTGAAGAGCGTCATGACAAGATGCCCTAGCCAGATATGGTACTTGATGCTTGCCTCTGATGTGAGGCCAATGATCTGCAGAATGGAAGAGCCTCTGCTCACAGGGAAGAAGAGAAAGGCTAGGCCAATGTTCCCAACTATCCCTAGTGTTAGTGCTACACTTCCCAACTTATTTTCCCACCTGCCAAAAAATTAGGACTCGAATTTAGATTAAATGTGGATAAACATAACGGTTAGGGGAAAATTGGCTAATTCCGGAGATAAATTGAAAGTGAGGTACAAGTTCAGGGGAATTTCGGCTtaatactaaaaatataaatgtaaTTTTGAACAAATAGAGTTTCTTACACATGCTCTTTCTTGGCTGCAGCCTCCAGGGTGGCATATGCAAACATGTCGTGTAAGTAAGAAGAGATAGACCAGACAAGTAAGGCAATGAACATCACCAGGAAAGAAAGCTCTATCAAAGAAACAATTCCTAAAGGACCTTTCACCAGCGCAGGCCGATTCCACGATGCCCGGTATGATTTTTTCGCCCTGCTAATCAAAGtgaaaatataagaaaaacgTTACATACAGCTGCGGCATCCCAGGTGTAAGTAAGTTTCGCTCGAGAAAGAGGGTATACCTTTGGTTGTTAATGTCAACATTTTTGTTTCCCGTGTGGAGCAATAAGCAGCCCATGGTTGCTGTAAATAGGATGGGGAATGTGTAAATAAGTATGTCTGCACCTGCAAAAACATCAAACAGAAAAATGCAGTAAGACtaaatgtttcttttttaaACTATacgatattctaaactattCTAATATACGGGATTTTGAATTTGAGAGAAGTTGTGGTTTTTTTATGAAACCAAACTAACCTTCTTGGCCAAAATACGTGGAATCGGTTTTTTTATGAATATGAGGGAACCATTTCAGATAGTAAGTGTTGGTTGGCATGATGATCCAGATCATCAAGTACCCAACAAACACCACCATCAGAAGCAGCCTCATGATTGATCGAACGGTCCTCATTCCTTCACCAGAAGGACTGGTTTCTTGTTCTTTCACCTCTGCTGGACTTGAAGTGGAAACCATATTTCTGCTATAGAAAAGAGGTTTGCTTGATATCTTTATATAGCTTGCAATTTTTTAACACGAACTTTTATctgattttttaactttttgggaaatgaaaatatttacaaattttgtccgatgaaaaacataaacttaGTCAAATCTTCAGTGAATTCACGTGTAAAttgaacagaaaaaaaaagacaatattTGCTACTTATATATAAAAATTCATGGGTTTGAGCCTTGGCGTAACGGAACGGTTCTCTTTTGTGAGATTCGAGTCGTGGAAACAACATTTTTGCAAAGTAAGGGTAAAGCCGCGTACGATAGACATTCCCTCCCCCCCCTCCCCTTCCCCCGACTCACGCAAAGTGAGCAACCTTGTTGATTTGAGGTTGCCcttttatatataaagatacATTCAtcttaattttaatgaaaacacAACGTTATTTCATTTtacaaatattataaatatgaagCATTTATTCTACAAATCATaaagataatgaataatttcGATTATAGAATTTGTacaaattgtgaatgcaaaagtTGACTGGTAATGTGAAGGCCGGGTGAGCTGGAGTGAAAACCAAATAGAGGTCATTGGAGATGCCGAATACTGATCTCAGTGTTCCTTCCAATGCAGTTGTCAACTTGTCTTTGGCATAAATACATGTCTGCCCATTCCCCAATTCATTTGCATACATATATGTTTGTCTTTTATGATCCAAGTATTTAATCTCTTCCCTTCTGAATTAGTTGACCCTATTAACATTCTAGATCTTAAATTACTCTTAATCAAGAGAATTCATGAATGGATCATCATAATGTAGTTACTCGGTATCAGAATTATTGATTTGTTCGACACATATGAATGACTAAATAGTCTCCAAATCAAATGAATATGCACTTTTAAAAATGATCTTTAGataatgataaaaataaaaataaaaacgattTCTGATTGTGAAGTTTATACGGTTAAATAACGTCTCATTGGTGTGGAACGAGGGCATTCCTCTTTACTGAAAATGAGGGAGGTTGTGAATCCGTAACAAAATGTAAAACTAGGAACTACATTGATTAGGACGCATAGTTGATTCCATGCCCATTTCATATCTCACattcttgattttttatttatttttttaaatttataacattAAGGAGAGGAGAGGGTTCAAAACTATTAGAATAATTTAAGAGAGAAAAGAGTTTTAAACCAGGAACGGATGGATAGAAATCCAACACCCTATATCTACTAACTAGGTTATTGGACTACATGCTATATATTATTGAATTCTCCAATGCATAACTTCACTCAGTAAGCAATAGTAAAACATTCCAGTTAATTACTATagctttttaattattttcatttataataacttaactaagagctCATGTGATTAACGACCGTTCTTCCCGTTCCCATGGAATAACAGGAAATTGACAAAACTTCAAAACCTAAAGACAACTTGATACAATGAAGGTTCGTCCCGCCACTCCGGCCAAAAAATAGTACATAAATAACAATTACAAGGTTTAGAGGGATTATGTGATGTGTgagtggagaaatttttcagtatgcCAAAAACAGTCTGCTATACCAAGTGTCATAATTATACaaggttgaattttttttttaagtattcaaccacttgtattatgacatttgGTGTACCGGCAGTATTTCCAGTAAGTAATTAAGAAAGTGCAtgcaaatatatgaatattCCATTATTATATACCTCATTGTTTTCAGCAAATGATCAAGTGCCATGGCTGATGATGGCTACATAGTAATTAACATTCATTGTACAATTCGAGCATATGTAGATTACAAATTATAATACATCAATTATTTATTTCCACccaaccaaaaaaaagaaagaaattacaAATCCATAAACACTTTACGTTCACACATCTTTAAAGACGACACAGAGGTGCTGAAAGCAAATCTCATGAATGACAATTATTGAGCGTTATAATAGAGGCTTCAGACTGAAActagcatgcatgcatgcatgcatgcatcacCAGTCGAAGCTAATGGACTCGAAGTGCAAATTATCTGCCAAACCAGATGAACAGATTTTGGCAACGTCATGTCTCATCTTCCTTGGCCCACACACCAACACTCCAATATCAGATCCCTCGGCCTCCAACAGAATTTCTGGattgcaaacaaaaaaaataatttatcacTTATCCAAAAATGTGTCGTTACAAGAACATGGACATGAAAATGGTCGTTAAATTAGCGATACAGAATAAGTTGGATAAAAAGCTTATTAGTGGCAAATAACTCATTAGTTACTAATTAAGACTAGAAGCGCAATTAATTAACTTACTCTTGAGATCAGGCCTTGTTCCATACTGCACCTGGGTTTTTTGAGCAATTAGGGTTTCAGGATGGTGTGGAAGGCCTTCAAGTTCTATGTCATGAGTTGGTACTTCCACATTTTGGATTGGCTTCCCTTCCAAGGCATTTTGTTGTCTCTTGCACCAAAGAAGAATTACACTAGATACCAGGAAAATACAAGAACAGACCAGAAACATGTACCAGAGACAGGTAAAGGAGTAGTGGTAAATTTCACCAGTGTTGTGGTCAATCGGGTAAATGTAAAAATGAGTGGTAAGTCCCAAAGTAACAAGAAACAAGACGAATGAGGACGTCACTATTGCACCAAGCCATAGCCAATTGTTTGGAcctaaaaccctagaaatgggtgagtCCAACGAGTCGGTCTTAAATGACACCGTTTGGATGGGCTTCCAAGCCAATGCCGGCGGCTGCTCTGTCTCTCTCGTGACATAGGCTTCAATTTGCAAATCTATGAGGGAAAAATCAAAAGGGGTTGAATAAATAGGAAGCAAGAGTTGTAGCATGGAGAGATCATCTGTGTTCTTGAAGGCACATATGAGCCGCACACGTGGCAAATGGGAATCGGGTTTGGTGGTTTGGAAAATAATTTCACGGATTATGGAAATGAGAGAAGTGATTCCACTCCCTCCACTGAACATCACCAGAGCCTCGTGCCTTAGAAAATGAGATGAAACGGGACCATAAGGTCCTTCGACAGA
Proteins encoded in this region:
- the LOC126628745 gene encoding uncharacterized protein LOC126628745 isoform X1; this translates as MICLKVRWVENSRDIFPLEGSHKSYQRVLIRNPIITHLCACTGGVPTSLVQSGKKVRTASCRTCGDRQTVDGSKSLCQGMMNTVRVELTKSISPYLNWKVSKGYRSASRRSRKPVDKSKKMGAELAEKSARSASETSVSDSEKLGVAVLGRRFGDKIEHVPIKKRRLMVRSPSPPPHLEGNKPLLDGRRSSGHKSCPKSVGKKHPTRSDTSTLTRVCHSASSGANENLNEMTNQKPGDVDDFSGIEILADAACNNIINDDINHVVKNPLGEDSPLDEKDASTSAWPLEQTTIVSTSLTVMRTASEFSEARDASVSAILEESIASLETVHSSPKDVRREDKIGSASFEADGFRINTDKAHDEAEARLSSSKDVKFHWDLNVSMDAWEEPCDLAIADPKTTAADDISMDNKQGANVQVSEANEIPKEEDAKNDIASTVKPLSDNEEQGLKACPEVDLSCGKCVSPDNALGSSNDSGSSAKASSQDACVDACIDGSPCAGLENIAVTGLVSEETDKTPISSFSVEHVAGELPSETVCSGSVKVENPALACVPEGASCEIESTVLDEDGKGSGATSSVHDDPESLEEMMGVESCHSLAPVRLDSDEKSASGASVGEGRSLVTIIAKEPVEAASDTHTVNSLPNDGSEEVMHKPAGNPMTNQVAAAGSSSLERCHYGEDSSRSLDRVTKDPSSDGYDLNTCQDDKDHMVGKGNTLEPEAGYDSQYEDGELRESDVPYWEENEIDDVEAECVDYGSDTCDGEAADDSISGKVGMGPECRETELFGESRKIDRNIKLVRGVSPGSDNMCDKNEHALRQCSVGSKTKTSGSDQLPCDSEASSNRTAEAIEGCTVRRHAVNGFDGYDAKHSPANVVGSMASDSSNKMGTECARRRRLGNFDSIRSEEAGSDQTMGREKYDSHMQGKSFRGVVYSSGSYWDSKRRESPTYHGSFGSGRCRPRSVVENHGYEMESDETFSEAPGVHNRVRRQAITFSSNRPYQGSFRRRSPSERNDAHNIHRGMIPMRDTSPDRRRFRRYPQGVNRGIREDYHRSIPDDPNECSYNVPRRTARREQSTSPPGRGPIYYSRPYKKPQSRCRSRSPLGWRELNDISRHRGSRSPDDRFDSNIEKLRVPFQKQNFGGKYEVGFVSSPKRRFSPQQNSRWFDDSNTGVDHNFRGRRFAGRRFQPGQRFDSERSSQRLNSDGYSESMIRPAKFSELPSGGREYRYEGSDDDRRRPDGRFEIVRRVRRFDSNGVVRQFRFDEDRFASRNTHNYDESDNRATERRPREAYVGEVAKRRVN
- the LOC126628745 gene encoding uncharacterized protein LOC126628745 isoform X2, yielding MMNTVRVELTKSISPYLNWKVSKGYRSASRRSRKPVDKSKKMGAELAEKSARSASETSVSDSEKLGVAVLGRRFGDKIEHVPIKKRRLMVRSPSPPPHLEGNKPLLDGRRSSGHKSCPKSVGKKHPTRSDTSTLTRVCHSASSGANENLNEMTNQKPGDVDDFSGIEILADAACNNIINDDINHVVKNPLGEDSPLDEKDASTSAWPLEQTTIVSTSLTVMRTASEFSEARDASVSAILEESIASLETVHSSPKDVRREDKIGSASFEADGFRINTDKAHDEAEARLSSSKDVKFHWDLNVSMDAWEEPCDLAIADPKTTAADDISMDNKQGANVQVSEANEIPKEEDAKNDIASTVKPLSDNEEQGLKACPEVDLSCGKCVSPDNALGSSNDSGSSAKASSQDACVDACIDGSPCAGLENIAVTGLVSEETDKTPISSFSVEHVAGELPSETVCSGSVKVENPALACVPEGASCEIESTVLDEDGKGSGATSSVHDDPESLEEMMGVESCHSLAPVRLDSDEKSASGASVGEGRSLVTIIAKEPVEAASDTHTVNSLPNDGSEEVMHKPAGNPMTNQVAAAGSSSLERCHYGEDSSRSLDRVTKDPSSDGYDLNTCQDDKDHMVGKGNTLEPEAGYDSQYEDGELRESDVPYWEENEIDDVEAECVDYGSDTCDGEAADDSISGKVGMGPECRETELFGESRKIDRNIKLVRGVSPGSDNMCDKNEHALRQCSVGSKTKTSGSDQLPCDSEASSNRTAEAIEGCTVRRHAVNGFDGYDAKHSPANVVGSMASDSSNKMGTECARRRRLGNFDSIRSEEAGSDQTMGREKYDSHMQGKSFRGVVYSSGSYWDSKRRESPTYHGSFGSGRCRPRSVVENHGYEMESDETFSEAPGVHNRVRRQAITFSSNRPYQGSFRRRSPSERNDAHNIHRGMIPMRDTSPDRRRFRRYPQGVNRGIREDYHRSIPDDPNECSYNVPRRTARREQSTSPPGRGPIYYSRPYKKPQSRCRSRSPLGWRELNDISRHRGSRSPDDRFDSNIEKLRVPFQKQNFGGKYEVGFVSSPKRRFSPQQNSRWFDDSNTGVDHNFRGRRFAGRRFQPGQRFDSERSSQRLNSDGYSESMIRPAKFSELPSGGREYRYEGSDDDRRRPDGRFEIVRRVRRFDSNGVVRQFRFDEDRFASRNTHNYDESDNRATERRPREAYVGEVAKRRVN
- the LOC126630309 gene encoding ferric reduction oxidase 2-like — its product is MVSTSSPAEVKEQETSPSGEGMRTVRSIMRLLLMVVFVGYLMIWIIMPTNTYYLKWFPHIHKKTDSTYFGQEGADILIYTFPILFTATMGCLLLHTGNKNVDINNQSRAKKSYRASWNRPALVKGPLGIVSLIELSFLVMFIALLVWSISSYLHDMFAYATLEAAAKKEHVWENKLGSVALTLGIVGNIGLAFLFFPVSRGSSILQIIGLTSEASIKYHIWLGHLVMTLFTAHGLCYVVYWGSTNQISEMLKWNKVGVSNVAGEVALLAGLAMWAMSIPRIRRKIFELFLYTHHLYIVFLVFFVFHVGFSYACIMLPGFYLFLIDRFLRFLQSQRRIRLVSARVLPCEVVELNFSKSPGLNYSPTSMVFVNVPGISKLQWHPFSVTSSSKFDHDKLSVVIKSEGNWSQKLYQELSSSQPADHLEVSVEGPYGPAPSNMLRHDTIVMVSGGSGITPLISVIRELLFEANNLGGKAPKILLISVFRKTLDLTMLDLILPVSGTNLDISRLQLQIEAYVTREKQPMSESYKPLQTIWFKPNPSDAPVSAILGQNSWLWLGLIISSSFVIFLVLMGILTRYYIYPIDHNSSMIYSDSARSALNMLFLCVSIATTATAVFLWNKKQTLKEMGQIQVLDTPTPTTASPSGRFAVAEQELESLPHRSFVKSTTVHYDRRPDLKRILSEREGSSIGVLVSGPRKMRQEVAAICSSGLANKLHYHSLSFSW